One window of the Actinomycetota bacterium genome contains the following:
- a CDS encoding 2-oxo acid dehydrogenase subunit E2: MPETYRKTRLPATRLLTIAVMNIGVKAHYVSGFLEIDVTDARRRIKEAKSRGDRISFTGWIMKCVASAAKEFPEINAYRKGRYLYMFETVNMGMMVERELKGEKVPLGCVIKDCDTKSVRDISLEIAEAKEGDTGDELVIADRRSAKIAKYAVMLPKPLHSLGARIFFWDPVKNHARMGTIGVTAVGMFGRSGGWPLPIPNVHSLALAVGGISRKPRYIGGGDELEPRDMLDLTLMFNHDVIDGAPAARFSARLIEMMETAYGLER; the protein is encoded by the coding sequence TTGCCTGAAACATATCGCAAGACGAGACTGCCGGCGACTCGTCTTCTGACCATCGCCGTTATGAACATCGGGGTGAAGGCCCACTACGTCAGCGGGTTTTTAGAGATAGACGTCACCGATGCCAGGCGGAGGATAAAAGAAGCAAAGAGCAGAGGTGATCGCATATCTTTCACGGGCTGGATCATGAAATGCGTGGCCTCGGCCGCCAAGGAGTTCCCTGAGATAAACGCGTACCGCAAGGGCCGGTACCTCTACATGTTCGAGACCGTGAACATGGGGATGATGGTCGAAAGGGAGTTGAAGGGAGAGAAGGTCCCCCTAGGCTGCGTGATCAAAGACTGTGACACGAAAAGCGTCAGGGATATCAGCCTAGAGATCGCAGAAGCCAAGGAGGGGGACACGGGAGATGAGCTTGTTATCGCTGATCGTAGATCGGCGAAGATCGCGAAATACGCCGTCATGCTGCCGAAACCCTTGCACAGCCTGGGGGCCCGCATCTTCTTCTGGGACCCCGTGAAGAACCACGCGAGGATGGGCACTATCGGCGTCACCGCCGTCGGTATGTTCGGAAGGTCGGGCGGCTGGCCGCTGCCCATCCCGAACGTGCATTCGCTCGCGCTCGCCGTGGGCGGCATATCCCGTAAGCCTCGCTATATCGGGGGAGGGGACGAGCTGGAGCCCCGCGACATGCTCGACCTGACGCTTATGTTCAACCACGATGTCATCGATGGTGCTCCAGCGGCGCGCTTCAGTGCCAGGCTCATCGAGATGATGGAAACGGCATACGGGCTCGAACGGTAA
- a CDS encoding methyltransferase → MPEEKTSSQETVRKNDCEISMTYGGIGPKLALLCLPYIILSIVVIIRYPEFLDLGFLDHTLFQVIGFIWLGLGFVLWVTSAVFFLIYFKHGRLITNGPYALCRNPIYSSLIVFIIPALGIIFHSGLIFSIALVLYVGFKISIHGENIVLRRAFGEEFGRYEESVNELLPFPRFLFRSGH, encoded by the coding sequence ATGCCGGAAGAGAAAACGAGTTCTCAAGAAACAGTCCGGAAGAACGATTGCGAAATATCCATGACATATGGCGGTATCGGCCCCAAGCTGGCCCTGCTATGCCTGCCTTATATAATCCTCTCGATTGTCGTGATCATCAGGTATCCAGAATTCCTTGATCTCGGATTCCTCGATCACACCTTATTCCAGGTCATAGGCTTTATCTGGTTGGGGTTGGGGTTCGTCCTCTGGGTCACTTCGGCGGTCTTTTTCTTGATATACTTTAAGCACGGAAGGTTGATTACCAATGGTCCATATGCCCTTTGCAGAAACCCCATCTATTCCTCGTTGATCGTCTTTATAATACCTGCCCTGGGAATCATCTTTCATTCAGGCCTGATCTTCTCCATTGCGCTGGTCCTGTATGTCGGGTTCAAGATCTCTATTCACGGGGAAAACATCGTGCTGAGAAGGGCCTTTGGGGAAGAGTTTGGGAGATATGAGGAATCCGTCAACGAGCTCTTACCCTTTCCCCGTTTTCTTTTCAGGAGCGGGCATTAA